In one window of Erythrolamprus reginae isolate rEryReg1 chromosome 1, rEryReg1.hap1, whole genome shotgun sequence DNA:
- the TNNT3 gene encoding troponin T, fast skeletal muscle yields the protein MGAEPLTIIGVVHEPERKPRAPVPTLTAPKIPEGEKVDFDDIQKKRQNKDLIELQALIDNHFESRKKEEEDIMALKERIEKRRAERADQQRIRAEKEKERQARLAEEKARREEEDAKRRAEDDMKKKKALSSMGATYSSYLAKADQKRGKKQTARELKKKILADRRKPLNVDHLSEDKLREKAKEMWDYLYELETEKYEYLEKIKRQKYDILSLRCRVQALAKFSKKAGAKGKVGGRWK from the exons AGAGGAAACCCAGAGCACCAGTACCAAC GTTGACTGCACCTAAGATCCCAGAGGGCGAGAAAGTAGACTTTGAC gatattcagaagaagaggcagaaCAAAGACTTGATTGAGCTTCAAGCCTTAATTGATAATCACTTTGAAAGccgcaaaaaagaggaagaagacatAATGGCTCTTAAAGAGAGAATT GAAAAACGTAGAGCTGAGAGGGCTGACCAGCAAAGAATCCGAGCTGAGAAAGAAAAGGAGCGTCAGGCCAGACTTGCT GAGGAAAAGgcaagaagagaggaggaagatgCCAAGAGGAGGGCTGAAGATgatatgaagaagaagaaagcccTCTCCTCTATGGGTGCCACATACAGCAGCTATTTGGCTAAG GCTGaccaaaagagaggaaagaaacaaACTGCAAGGGAACTGAAGAAGAAAATTTTGGCAGACAGACGCAAACCTCTGAATGTTGATCATCTTAGTGAAGACAAACTGag GGAAAAGGCCAAAGAAATGTGGGACTATCTGTATGAGCTGGAGACGGAAAAATATGAATATTTAGAGAAGATCAAGAGGCAAAAATATGAT ATTTTATCACTACGTTGCAGGGTGCAGGCACTGGCCAAGTT CAGCAAGAAGGCCGGAGCCAAGGGCAAAGTTGGAGGACGCTGGAAGTAA